The Pochonia chlamydosporia 170 chromosome Unknown PCv3seq00017, whole genome shotgun sequence genome includes a window with the following:
- a CDS encoding ornithine aminotransferase protein (similar to Neofusicoccum parvum UCRNP2 XP_007582126.1), which produces MPHYPVDSPDGQSTVTKLALNENTQKHVDDWSQYVRGGFPTLPVAVESADGHIITDVDGKKYIDFIGQFAVMNFGYSNPKIAKAVADQVYKMPLSGTYHISLLYTEFAKRVTKKFGFDSVVTMLSGSEAVESAVKTARKWAYLRKGIPQDQAHVLTVDQCYHGLTLSTMPMATVCAKHFGQHLPNVGPYAPTSGKLIPFGDIQALAECFEQDGDKLAAFIVEPVQGWAGTIVPPPGYLKVVQKLCRKHNVLLVCDEIQAGYGRTGKDLSFQQEPELEPDMVTMGKAVTGGYYPMSVIMGKSNVMDLIQKSEILSTFAASPIACAAALASLDVLEEEKLAERSERLGEVLRKTIKALNPPYVKELRGPALFQSLVLDLSIPGLTPRRVSALAMH; this is translated from the exons ATGCCCCATTACCCAGTTGACAGCCCCGACGGACAGTCTACCGTGACGAAGCTGGCACTGAACGAAAACACGCAGAAGCATGTTGACGACTGGAGCCAGTATGTCCGGGGAGGCTTTCCTACTCTACCA GTTGCTGTAGAGTCTGCTGATGGCCATATCATCACAGATGTCGACGGCAAGAAGTACATTGACTTTATAGGTCAGTTCGCCGTGATGAATTTTGGGTACTCCAACCCCAAGATCGCCAAGGCCGTTGCGGACCAAGTCTACAAGATGCCCCTGAGCGGCACCTACCACATCAGCCTTCTGTACACCGAGTTCGCTAAACGCGTGACCAAG AAATTCGGGTTTGACTCTGTTGTTACCATGCTGAGCGGCTCTGAAGCCGTCGAGTCTGCTGTCAAGACAGCGCGAAAATGGGCCTATTTGCGAAAGGGAATTCCTCAGGATCAGGCACACGTCCTGACTGTCGACCAATGCTACCATGGCTTGACTCTGTCCACTATGCCCATGGCTACTGTCTGTGCGAAGC ACTTCGGCCAGCACCTCCCCAACGTTGGCCCTTACGCACCCACCAGCGGAAAGCTCATCCCCTTTGGAGACATTCAAGCCCTGGCTGAGTGTTTTGAGCAAGACGGTGACAAGCTTGCGGCGTTCATCGTTGAACCCGTGCAGGGCTGGGCAGG CACCATCGTCCCCCCACCTGGTTACCTGAAAGTCGTCCAGAAACTCTGCAGGAAGCACAATGTTCTACTTGTCTGCGACGAGATCCAGGCTGGATACGGCCGCACCGGCAAGGACCTCTCATTCCAACAGGAACCAGAGCTTGAGCCCGACATGGTTACCATGGGCAAGGCTGTAACTGGAG GTTACTACCCCATGTCCGTCATCATGGGAAAGAGCAATGTTATGGACTTGATCCAGAAGAGCGAGATTCTCTCGACCTTTGCTGCCTCCCCAATTGCATGCGCAGCAGCCCTGGCATCCCTAGATGTTCTCGAAGAGGAGAAACTGGCGGAAAGATCTGAGAGACTGGGAGAGGTATTAAGGAAAACAATTAAAGCCCTCAACCCCCCCTATGTGAAGGAATTGCGAGGCCCAGCACTCTTTCAGTCTCTAGTTCTCGACCTTTCCATACCTGGCCTTACCCCTCGCCGGGTCTCAGCTCTTGCCATGCACTGA
- a CDS encoding FAD/FMN-containing dehydrogenase (similar to Colletotrichum fioriniae PJ7 XP_007592650.1) — MRFETISTTPQSVPAATRTKYNIDKDAPGLLPLHEKFPQIVYTRSDPSYKGLSSTFNQAISVKPVAVIRASEEIHVADTIKIARKLNLPLGIRSGGSDLAGRNISRADNGIVLDLRGLNSVTIAEGKNCADVGGGILTGELAPILGDRGLFTPIGWHPMVGYVGWAMGGGYGMYASAYGLGVDQILAGRLVLADGSIIQVDENHNSELLWALRGAGNGIWGVVTQLTVKIYPQPKLLIGALKLEHRDWESALTEWSDNIEPNLPTEFAGDLYIRNPNPLNPEVCFYFAWCAKPGDDLTNGYRFLDKMKSLSGSLAGNVSEMDFASFVKAVPSSQPTPCYLRGVITKGLTRSVVSVLNRRYRNTKGVYMGSPSHFAHGLAIQANPKACFPLRYRHRLLPLICRHDNMMVSSEANDAAIDMAGGTVDELKATGDVFEGVAYGNLMPSIDTDVEATFGKETLQRLRQLKKTYDPDGFFSGGYPSL, encoded by the exons ATGCGTTTCGAAACCATCTCCACAACGCCTCAGAGCGTCCCTGCTGCAACGAGGACAAAATACAACATTGATAAGGACGCACCAGGTCTTTTGCCTTTACATGAGAAATTTCCGCAAATTGTCTATACTCGCTCTGATCCTTCGTATAAGGGGCTGAGCTCCACCTTCAATCAGGCGATATCTGTGAAGCCGGTAGCTGTTATCCGAGCTTCTGAGGAAATTCATGTCGCGGACACCATTAAAATAGCCAGGAAACTGAATTTGCCCTTGGGCATTCGCTCTGGAGGGTCTGACTTGGCCGGAAGGAACATTTCGAGAGCAGACAATGGGATTGTCCTGGACTTACGTGGTCTGAATTCTGTGACCATCGCCGAGGGAAAGAACTGCGCTGATGTCGGGGGCGGTATTCTAACAGGTGAACTTGCGCCAATTCTAGGGGATCGTGGTCTATTTACTCCAATAGGTTGGCACCCGATGGTCGGCTATGTTGGCTGGGCTATGGGAGGCGGATACGGCATGTACGCCTCAGCCTACGGACTTGGAGTTGATCAGATTCTTGCAGGACGACTTGTTCTCGCCGATGGCTCAATAATTCAGGTTGATGAAAACCACAACTCCGAACTACTCTGGGCCCTGCGAGGCGCCGGTAATGGTATATGGGGTGTGGTGACGCAGCTTACAGTCAAGATCTACCCGCAACCGAAACTTCTAATCGGCGCCCTGAAGCTTGAACATCGTGATTGGGAGTCTGCACTGACAGAATGGTCCGACAACATCGAGCCTAATCTTCCGACGGAATTTGCAGGGGATCTGTATATCCGGAATCCAAATCCACTCAACCCAGAAGTATGCTTTTACTTTGCTTGGTGTGCAAAGCCGGGCGATGACTTAACAAATGGTTACCGCTTTCTGGATAAGATGAAGTCGTTATCAGGCTCGCTAGCTGGTAATGTTTCCGAAA TGGACTTTGCCAGTTTTGTCAAGGCGGTCCCTTCTTCGCAGCCAACACCGTGCTATCTTCGTGGAGTCATCACAAAAGGTCTTACAAGAAGTGTTGTGTCGGTGTTGAACCGGCGATATCGCAATACCAAAGGCGTCTACATGGGCAGCCCCAGCCACTTCGCCCATGGGCTAGCAATCCAAGCCAACCCAAAGGCGTGCTTCCCACTGCGGTATCGTCATCGACTGCTCCCGCTCATTTGTCGGCATGATAACATGATGGTCAGCTCAGAAGCAAACGATGCAGCGATTGACATGGCGGGCGGGACTGTGGACGAACTGAAGGCCACCGGTGATGTTTTCGAGGGAGTTGCTTATGGAAATCTGATGCCTAGTATCGACACAGATGTTGAGGCTACATTCGGAAAGGAGACACTGCAGAGACTAAGACAACTGAAGAAGACCTACGATCCGGATGGATTCTTCTCAGGCGGTTATCCATCATTGTAA
- a CDS encoding succinate-semialdehyde dehydrogenase (similar to Coccidioides immitis RS XP_001246583.1): MPQSLTGVDVKLELRDKTLFHQASYVHGEWVTAASGKTFDVIDPGSGAIWATCPDNGPEDVNRAIESSQKGFLEHSALTARKRAQLLLEWHQLVTEARDDLAKLLTYETGKPLAEAYGEVDYSLGFLWWFSGEAERVSGSIGASSVQNRRVLVIKQPIGVTVALVPWNFPIAMILRKAGAALAAGCSMIVKPSPETPLTCLALADLATRAGFAPGVFNVLTTSLDNTPKLSEAMCTHHYVQKVTFTGSTRVGKIVAGICARNLKKCTMELGGNRPFIVFDDADLEQAVTQLMALKWRNAGQACITANRVYVQAGVYDKFASMFASRTREFKVGHGIDPSTTFGAVTAGLERAESQVQDALEHGAQLATGSGKRFNGQFMESVVLTGMTQEMKMGHEETFGPVCGLFKFHTEEEAVRWANYTSLGLASYAFTKNVDRLWRMFEKLQAGMIGLNTGNGSSSESPFGGIKQSGYGKESGKDVAVSEYLVEKTGTLTVR; this comes from the exons ATGCCGCAATCTCTCACGGGGGTCGATGTGAAACTAGAGCTGCGAGATAAAACTCTTTTCCACCAAGCATCGTATGTCCATGGAGAATGGGTCACGGCAGCTTCAGGAAAGACATTCGACGTCATCGATCCCGGGAGCGGTGCAATCTGGGCCACTTGCCCAGACAACGGTCCCGAGGATGTTAACAGAGCTATTGAATCATCCCAAAAGGGTTTCCTAGAGCACTCAGCCCTAACCGCGCGCAAGAGGGCACAGCTGCTTCTAGAATGGCACCAGTTAGTGACGGAGGCTCGTGACGATCTTGCCAAGCTCCTGACGTACGAGACCGGAAAGCCACTGGCCGAGGCCTACGGAGAAGTTGATTACTCTTTGGGCTTCTTGTGGTGGTTTTCTGGCGAGGCAGAGCGGGTTTCGGGTTCCATAGGCGCCTCTTCTGTCCAGAATCGAAGGGTTTTGGTGATTAAGCAACCAATCGGCGTTACGGTTGCCCTCGTTCCGTGGAACTTTCCCATTGCCATGATTCTTCGCAAGGCCGGCGCAGCGCTTGCCGCAGGCTGTTCGATGATTGTCAAGCCATCCCCAGAAACACCTTTAACCTGCCTGGCCCTCGCGGATCTGGCTACACGCGCAGGGTTTGCTCCTGGTGTCTTCAACGTCCTGACCACTTCGCTGGATAACACGCCGAAGCTGTCCGAAGCCATGTGCACACATCATTACGTGCAGAAGGTCACCTTCACCGGTAGCACAAGGGTTGGCAAGATCGTGGCCGGAATCTGCGCAAGGAACCTCAAGAAATGCACTATGGAGCTCGGCGGTAACCGCCCCTTTATTGtctttgacgatgcggaCCTTGAGCAGGCTGTCACGCAGTTGATGGCTTTGAAATGGAGGAACGCAGGACAGGCTTGCATCACCGCGAATCGTGTGTATGTTCAAGCTGGTGTGTATGACAAGTTTGCCAGCATGTTCGCTTCCAGGACGCGCGAGTTTAAGGTAGGCCACGGCATCGACCCATCCACGACCTTTGGCGCGGTCACTGCTGGGTTGGAAAGGGCCGAGTCACAGGTCCAGGACGCACTGGAGCACGGCGCCCAGCTAGCGACAGGTTCTGGAAAGCGTTTTAATGGGCAGTTCATGGAATCAGTCGTTCTCACGGGCATGACGCAAGAAATGAAGATGGGACATGAAGAGACCTTCGGCCCTGTGTGCGGTCTCTTCAAGTTTCAcaccgaggaggaggctgtcAGGTGGGCCAACTACACAAGCCTGGGCCTGGCTAGCTATGCCTTCACGAAGAACGTCGACCGACTTTGGAGGATGTTCGAGAAGTTGCAGGCAGGCATGATTGGTCTT AACACAGGAAACGGCTCTTCTTCTGAGAGTCCATTTGGAGGCATCAAGCAGTCTGGTTACGGCAAGGAAAGTGGAAAGGATGTTGCTGTCTCTGAATATTTGGTCGAGAAAACTGGAACTTTGACAGTTCGGTAA
- a CDS encoding glycoside hydrolase (similar to Metarhizium robertsii ARSEF 23 XP_007822838.1), translating to MLTKLAVTSLLVSAVCAVPYPPSVADSSAISKVAASVFTTKKPNGGNFMPTSQSKATRTTNAESPAAADLERRQKGERVQNGNLATYNSADIKDGNGNGVDSYTMYWGDGSTGQGWPDKNRWVSFENMFNNYKNQMFQSCGWQNPPQPNNSGPEVGAIWDGIQKAADASGVDHRLILAVIMQESHGCVRAPTTNYGVRNPGLMQDHNGHGTCNDNGRVQNPCPSATIFEMISEGTAGTDSGDGLANCINQSGRGDVSAFYRAARIYNSGSISNTGQLQNGIATHCYASDIANRLTGWVNAGSKCNCDNNPGSCGIVTH from the exons ATGCTCACCAAG CTTGCCGTCACCTCCCTGCTGGTCAGCGCTGTTTGCGCTGTGCCCTATCCCCCCTCGGTTGCTGATTCCAGCGCCATCTCAAAGGTTGCCGCCTCGGTTTTCACCACGAAGAAACCCAATGGCGGTAACTTCATGCCCACCAGCCAGTCAAAGGCCACTAGAACTACCAATGCTGAGTCTCCAGCTGCGGCTGACCTTGAGCGCCGTCAAAAGGGCGAACGAGTCCAGaatggcaacttggccactTACAACAGCGCCGACATTAAAGACGGCAACGGAAATGGTGTAGATTCCTACACGATGTATTGGGGTGACGGTAGTACCGGTCAAGGCTGGCCTGACAAGAACCGCTGGGTGTCTTTCGAGAACATGTTCAATAACTACAAGAACCAAATGTTCCAGTCTTGCGGCTGGCAGAACCCTCCTCAGCCAAACAACAGTGGGCCAGAAGTCGGGGCTATCTGGGATGGCATCCAGAAGGCCGCCGATGCCTCCGGAGTTGATCACCGATTAATCCTTGCTGTCATTATGCAGGAGTCTCACGGCTGCGTTCGCgcaccaaccaccaactaCGGCGTCCGCAACCCGGGTCTGATGCAGGACCACAATGGCCACGGGACATGCAATGACAACGGCCGGGTCCAGAACCCTTGCCCTTCCGCCACAATCTTTGAGATGATAAGTGAGGGAACTGCTGGAACCGACTCTGGAGATGGACTCGCCAACTGTATTAACCAGTCCGGACGAGGAGACGTCTCTGCTTTTTACCGTGCTGCTCGCATCTACAACTCTGGCTCTATTTCCAACACCGGACAGCTCCAGAATGGTATTGCTACTCACTGCTACGCCAGTGACATTGCCAA TCGTCTTACTGGCTGGGTTAACGCTGGTTCAAAGTGCAACTGCGACAACAACCCCGGCAGCTGCGGTATTGTCACACATTAA
- a CDS encoding fungal specific transcription factor domain-containing protein, whose amino-acid sequence MDAVPSPYEGGTICNDIFSEQQFTNLMASINNTTDWIGLEQDQALLASCHGMSLPSSFKATLNLDASCDDRSRPGTEHEPLSTGSALTWTDPGLIPWLSPTLASPSEELAFSYYINDASTRIPAFDSPKNPYRKLCLVAISYPLLLQTILYVSAISMKNHDKGDEDAITHCRAQALLLLQKAAAMLETQKAAGGPKWMDHDQILSVLSLREVTLVAYLMHIAAEVMVGSQTAGAYLQDAYSLMIELDYIDHLPQRFYARFLTQRFAMIDVVLSFLRHRKPFAPKHFVLCQPIEGVDEQEPSFRELTGCPQAVLSFLARLSILANEISRDSCAHIAEAYQLESEMRLWGALRYPGPLSGNAPLLEIMPGDGAGARDVR is encoded by the exons ATGGACGCTGTGCCTAGCCCTTACGAAGGAGGCACAATATGTAACGATATATTTTCTGAACAACAATTTACTAATCTCATGGCATCAATTAACAATACAACCGATTGGATAGGGCTTGAGCAGGATCAAGCGCTCTTGGCTTCGTGCCATGGCATGAGTTTGCCGAGTTCTTTCAAGGCTACACTTAATCTGGATGCTTCGTGTGACGACCGATCGCGACCCGGGACCGAACATGAGCCCCTAAGTACCGGAAGCGcactgacatggactgaTCCCGGTCTTATTCCCTGGCTGTCGCCAACTCTCGCTTCTCCAAGTGAAGAGCTTGCCTTCAGTTACT ATATTAACGATGCCTCGACTCGCATTCCGGCTTTCGATAGTCCAAAGAATCCTTACCGGAAGCTTTGTTTAGTCGCCATATCGTatcctctgcttcttcagaCAATTCTGTACGTTTCCGCAATTAGCATGAAGAACCATGACAAGGGGGATGAAGATGCAATTACCCATTGCCGCGCTCAAGCCctgttgttgctgcaaaAGGCCGCTGCCATGCTGGAGACCCAGAAGGCCGCTGGAGGCCCAAAATGGATGGACCATGACCAAATCCTCTCGGTATTATCGTTGAGAGAGGTGACCTTGGTAGCTTATCTTATGCATATCGCTGCGGAGGTCATGGTGGGCAGTCAAACGGCTGGGGCTTACTTGCAAGATGCATACAGCCTGATGATCGAGCTCGACTACATCGATCATTTGCCGCAAAGATTCTACGCGCGATTCCTCACACAAAGATTTGCTATGATAGATGTAGTACTCTCATTCTTACGGCATCGGAAGCCATTCGCGCCGAAACATTTCGTCTTGTGCCAGCCGATCGAGGGGGTGGATGAGCAAGAACCATCTTTCCGCGAATTAACAGGCTGTCCTCAGGCAGTTCTTTCGTTCCTAGCCAGACTTTCGATTCTCGCCAATGAAATCAGTCGCGACAGTTGCGCACATATTGCAGAGGCCTACCAGTTGGAGAGCGAAATGCGCCTCTGGGGAGCGCTTAGGTATCCTGGTCCCTTGTCTGGGAATGCCCCCCTGCTGGAGATTATGCCCGgtgatggcgctggcgcCCGTGACGTTCGCTAG